One part of the Vitis riparia cultivar Riparia Gloire de Montpellier isolate 1030 chromosome 6, EGFV_Vit.rip_1.0, whole genome shotgun sequence genome encodes these proteins:
- the LOC117916918 gene encoding dirigent protein 7-like: MAKTLLISPSYFIFLIFLIFSYATIPVFGEEYSYVKTMDLEKMNLPKEKVTHFQLYWQDVVSGSNATSVTVLEGLNNSTFFGSVNIIDNSLTVEPNLSSKTVGKSQGLYASTGLEESSLLMVMNFAFTDGKYNGSTFTVVGRNNVNAEVREMPIIGGSGLFRFARGYVLASTYSFSDNGDGTIEYNCYVIHH; encoded by the coding sequence ATGGCTAAAACTCTCCTCATTTCACCTTCTTACTTCATCTTCCTCATCTTCCTCATTTTCTCCTATGCCACAATCCCAGTTTTCGGAGAAGAATACAGTTATGTCAAAACTATGGATCTTGAGAAAATGAACCTGCCGAAGGAAAAGGTAACACACTTTCAACTTTATTGGCAAGATGTTGTTAGTGGGTCTAATGCAACCTCGGTTACAGTGCTTGAAGGACTGAATAACTCAACATTTTTTGGTTCAGTAAATATAATTGATAACTCGTTAACCGTTGAGCCAAATTTGAGCTCAAAAACGGTTGGAAAGTCCCAAGGGTTATACGCATCTACGGGACTAGAAGAATCTTCATTATTGATGGTTATGAATTTTGCATTCACCGATGGCAAGTATAACGGTAGCACATTTACCGTGGTAGGACGAAACAATGTAAATGCTGAAGTGAGGGAGATGCCAATAATTGGTGGTAGTGGGCTTTTCCGATTTGCCAGAGGCTATGTTCTAGCATCGACTTACTCGTTCAGCGACAATGGAGATGGCACTATTGAATACAATTGCTATGTCATACatcattga